The following proteins are encoded in a genomic region of Oceanisphaera profunda:
- a CDS encoding heavy metal response regulator transcription factor, which produces MKILIIEDEQKTGDYLQKGLNEAGFVVDLARNGLDGLHLAVTEPYDLIILDVMLPDLNGWRIVEALRDQGRHMPLLFLTAKDSVEDRVRGLELGADDYLVKPFAFAELLARVRTLLRRGSPQAPSNQLEVADLTLNLPRRHAVRAGEHIHLTNKEFALLELLVRRQGEVLPRSLIASLVWDMNFDSDTNVIDVAIRRLRAKIDDGFSLKLIQTIRGMGYTIDITR; this is translated from the coding sequence ATGAAAATTCTGATCATCGAAGATGAGCAAAAAACAGGGGATTATCTGCAAAAAGGACTCAACGAAGCAGGGTTTGTGGTGGATCTTGCCCGCAACGGTTTAGATGGCCTGCATTTAGCGGTCACTGAGCCTTATGATTTGATCATTCTCGATGTGATGCTGCCAGATCTGAATGGCTGGCGAATTGTTGAAGCGCTGCGCGATCAAGGGCGACACATGCCACTGTTATTTTTAACTGCCAAAGACAGCGTAGAAGACCGAGTACGGGGATTGGAGCTGGGGGCCGACGATTACCTCGTTAAGCCCTTTGCCTTTGCTGAATTGCTGGCCAGAGTACGAACCTTACTGCGCCGAGGTAGCCCCCAAGCACCCAGTAATCAACTGGAAGTGGCCGATCTCACGCTCAACCTGCCACGTCGCCACGCAGTGCGCGCCGGAGAGCACATTCACTTAACCAATAAAGAGTTTGCACTGTTGGAGTTGTTGGTGCGCCGCCAAGGAGAGGTGCTACCGCGCTCGCTGATTGCCTCTCTGGTATGGGATATGAACTTCGACAGTGATACCAATGTTATCGACGTGGCGATTCGCCGCTTGCGCGCCAAAATAGATGATGGCTTCAGTCTTAAACTCATCCAAACCATCAGAGGCATGGGCTACACCATAGATATTACCCGTTAA
- the fis gene encoding DNA-binding transcriptional regulator Fis, translating to MFEQTTTSDALVTTIKSPTSEQPTQRPLRNSVDQALRNYLSQLNGQEVTELYELVLAEVEAPMLDVIMQYTRGNQTRAANMMGINRGTLRKKLKKYGMN from the coding sequence ATGTTCGAACAAACTACGACTTCTGATGCACTGGTTACTACCATTAAATCTCCAACTTCTGAGCAGCCTACCCAGCGCCCGTTGCGCAACTCGGTAGACCAAGCGCTGCGTAATTATCTGTCCCAGCTGAATGGTCAGGAAGTAACTGAGTTGTATGAGTTGGTCCTCGCCGAAGTCGAAGCCCCGATGCTGGACGTGATCATGCAATACACTCGCGGTAACCAAACCCGCGCTGCCAATATGATGGGCATCAACCGCGGTACACTGCGCAAGAAGCTCAAAAAATACGGCATGAACTAA
- the dusB gene encoding tRNA dihydrouridine synthase DusB yields the protein MQIGPYKLSSPILVAPMAGVTDRPFRTLCLRMGAGMAVSEMMSSNPKVWQTEKSLRRMDHAGETGIRSVQIAGADPMLMAEAAQFNVDQGAQIIDINMGCPAKKVNKKMAGSALLQYPQLVQEIVTAVVNAVSVPVTLKIRTGWEPEHRNGVQIARIAEDCGIQALAVHGRTRACMYKGEAEYDTIRAIKQAVSIPIIANGDIDSPQKARFVLDDTGADAIMIGRAAQGRPWIFREIRHYLEQGTLPLPLHKDLERAMIREHVEALHAFYGEVLGVRIARKHVGWYLKDSDAGRDFRSDFNALDEAEQQLDSLAHYFANIA from the coding sequence ATGCAGATTGGTCCTTACAAACTGTCTAGCCCCATTTTGGTGGCTCCTATGGCTGGCGTAACCGACAGACCATTTCGTACTCTGTGCTTGCGCATGGGTGCGGGTATGGCGGTATCAGAAATGATGTCCTCCAACCCTAAGGTATGGCAGACCGAGAAGTCTTTACGGCGTATGGACCATGCAGGAGAAACCGGTATTCGTTCCGTCCAGATTGCCGGGGCAGATCCGATGCTAATGGCTGAGGCCGCCCAGTTCAATGTGGACCAAGGCGCCCAGATCATCGACATCAACATGGGTTGCCCAGCAAAGAAAGTGAATAAAAAAATGGCAGGGTCCGCCCTGTTGCAATACCCGCAGCTGGTGCAAGAAATTGTCACCGCCGTGGTTAACGCAGTTTCTGTTCCCGTTACCCTGAAAATTCGTACAGGTTGGGAGCCTGAACACCGCAATGGCGTGCAAATTGCTCGTATCGCCGAAGATTGCGGTATTCAGGCCCTAGCCGTGCATGGCCGCACTCGTGCCTGCATGTACAAGGGTGAAGCAGAATACGATACCATTAGAGCAATAAAACAAGCCGTCTCTATTCCCATTATTGCTAATGGGGACATCGACAGCCCGCAAAAGGCGCGTTTTGTCTTGGATGACACCGGCGCCGACGCCATCATGATTGGCCGGGCTGCACAGGGACGGCCTTGGATATTTAGAGAAATCCGCCACTATCTGGAACAAGGTACTCTACCCTTGCCGCTGCATAAGGACCTGGAGCGCGCCATGATTAGGGAGCACGTTGAAGCACTGCACGCGTTTTACGGTGAAGTGTTAGGCGTACGTATTGCCCGTAAGCATGTGGGTTGGTACCTGAAAGATAGTGATGCGGGCCGTGACTTTCGCAGTGATTTCAATGCCCTTGATGAGGCCGAGCAACAGCTCGACTCACTGGCGCATTATTTCGCGAATATAGCTTAA
- a CDS encoding DHA2 family efflux MFS transporter permease subunit: MITVSVMLATIMQALDTTIANVALPHMQGAMSATQDQISWVLTSYIVAAAIFMPLTGIISARIGRKRLFLWSVVGFTVASMLCGAAQSLEQIVLFRLLQGIFGASLVPLSQAILLDSYPKEQHGSAMAMWGLGVMVGPILGPTLGGWLTEYYSWRWVFYINLPFGLLAWAGIAKFVQETELDKNRHFDLFGFGMLALGIGALQMLLDRGQSLDWFASKEVIIEALLAALGFYVFIVHISTHKAPFIEPALFKDRNFTLGLVFIFIIGIILLATMALLPPFLQNLLGYPVIDVGLLLAPRGIGTMIAMVTVGKLANRLDVRLQIFIGLVLTSFSLWEMAQFNADIVGVDVIRTGIVQGLGLGFIFVPLSTITFATLNPKYRNEGTALFSLMRNIGSSIGISVVFTYLAQRSQINHAAYANYITHFNLPLRQLVESGSMSLDSVQGLSMINAEVSRQAAIMAYLQDFRLMMWISLSALPLLLLLRSEAAVPSTTASQTVKKTAPNESIND; the protein is encoded by the coding sequence ATGATCACGGTATCTGTGATGCTGGCCACCATTATGCAAGCACTGGACACCACCATCGCTAACGTGGCGCTGCCACATATGCAAGGTGCCATGAGTGCCACCCAAGACCAAATCTCTTGGGTGCTCACCTCTTATATCGTCGCGGCGGCGATTTTTATGCCGCTCACCGGCATCATCAGTGCGCGCATTGGCCGCAAACGGTTATTTTTATGGTCGGTGGTGGGCTTTACCGTCGCCTCCATGCTGTGCGGTGCCGCGCAAAGCCTCGAACAAATTGTGTTGTTTCGACTACTACAGGGCATATTTGGCGCCAGTTTAGTGCCGCTCTCTCAAGCCATCTTGCTCGACAGTTACCCTAAAGAACAACACGGCTCGGCCATGGCCATGTGGGGCCTTGGCGTTATGGTCGGCCCGATTTTAGGACCTACCTTAGGCGGTTGGCTAACCGAGTATTACAGCTGGCGCTGGGTGTTTTACATCAACCTGCCCTTTGGCTTATTAGCTTGGGCTGGTATCGCCAAGTTTGTCCAAGAAACAGAGCTTGATAAAAACCGCCACTTTGATCTATTCGGCTTTGGCATGCTGGCTCTCGGCATAGGCGCCTTACAGATGTTACTGGATCGCGGCCAATCACTGGACTGGTTTGCCAGCAAAGAAGTGATCATTGAAGCTCTTTTAGCGGCACTCGGCTTTTATGTGTTTATTGTGCACATCTCAACTCACAAGGCGCCTTTTATTGAGCCGGCGCTGTTTAAAGACCGCAACTTTACACTGGGGCTAGTGTTCATCTTTATCATCGGCATTATCTTGCTGGCCACCATGGCGCTACTGCCGCCCTTCTTACAGAATTTGCTCGGCTATCCAGTGATCGACGTGGGCTTATTACTGGCACCGCGGGGCATTGGCACCATGATTGCCATGGTTACGGTCGGCAAGCTGGCGAACCGACTCGATGTGCGGTTGCAGATATTTATCGGCTTGGTATTAACCAGCTTTTCGTTATGGGAAATGGCGCAGTTTAATGCGGATATTGTGGGCGTGGATGTGATCCGCACCGGCATTGTGCAAGGCCTAGGTTTGGGATTTATCTTCGTGCCGCTGTCCACCATTACCTTTGCCACGCTAAACCCTAAGTATCGTAACGAGGGCACGGCGCTGTTTAGCTTGATGCGTAACATCGGCAGCAGCATAGGTATTTCGGTGGTGTTCACTTATCTAGCCCAGCGTAGCCAAATCAACCATGCGGCCTATGCCAACTACATTACGCATTTTAATTTGCCGCTGCGCCAATTGGTGGAGTCCGGCAGCATGTCACTCGACTCCGTGCAGGGCTTGAGCATGATCAACGCCGAAGTCAGCCGTCAGGCGGCCATCATGGCTTATCTGCAAGATTTTCGACTCATGATGTGGATCAGCCTGTCGGCGCTGCCCTTGCTGCTGTTATTGCGCAGTGAAGCCGCGGTGCCCAGCACAACAGCCAGCCAAACCGTCAAAAAAACTGCCCCAAATGAATCTATAAATGACTAA
- a CDS encoding HlyD family secretion protein, whose protein sequence is MNKANHPAADTDSSAHQADATLQTDASSQQAASAPAMSPAQGRIRLVLLVLVPLLAAIIGLTFYLLGGRYVETDNAYVKADKVPISTQVSGLVAKVAVQENQRVDANQLLFSLDSADFRVAQAEAEAKLAQVVTDLNALKASFAEKQAELDVASSQLSYAKKQENRQANLSIKNYTSAAMLDDARQNTQLAALKIAALKQDIARIRANLAGGPELPIKQHPLYRSAQAELERAQLNLERVEVRAAVAGVVSNVPKAGQYLHAGNLAMMLIATDSPWVEANFSETDITHMRPGQPVTISVDAYPDYKWQGTVDSLSPGTGAEFSVIPAQNATGNWVKITQRVPVRIHLIAPTQDETATGNNEQAAPPLRAGLSAKVKVDTEQQSRLNNWSR, encoded by the coding sequence ATGAACAAAGCTAACCATCCCGCCGCTGATACGGACTCTAGCGCTCATCAGGCTGACGCCACTCTTCAAACTGACGCCAGCAGCCAGCAAGCAGCCTCTGCGCCAGCCATGTCGCCGGCGCAGGGCCGCATTCGCTTGGTGTTACTGGTATTAGTGCCACTGCTCGCCGCCATCATAGGCCTCACTTTTTATTTGCTCGGCGGCCGTTATGTGGAAACCGACAACGCTTATGTTAAAGCCGACAAGGTGCCGATCAGCACCCAAGTATCCGGCTTGGTGGCAAAGGTGGCGGTACAAGAAAACCAGCGGGTGGATGCAAACCAACTGCTATTTAGCTTAGACAGCGCCGATTTCAGGGTCGCGCAGGCAGAAGCCGAGGCAAAATTGGCACAAGTGGTCACGGATCTTAACGCCCTTAAAGCCAGTTTTGCGGAGAAACAAGCGGAATTGGATGTGGCGAGTTCGCAGCTGAGCTACGCAAAAAAACAAGAAAATCGCCAAGCTAACCTAAGTATTAAAAATTACACTTCAGCGGCCATGCTCGACGATGCCCGGCAAAACACCCAATTAGCGGCGCTAAAAATTGCCGCCCTTAAGCAAGACATAGCACGTATTCGTGCCAACTTAGCCGGCGGCCCTGAGCTGCCCATTAAACAGCATCCTTTATATAGAAGCGCCCAAGCCGAGCTGGAACGTGCCCAGTTAAATCTGGAGAGAGTGGAAGTACGCGCCGCCGTCGCGGGTGTGGTCAGCAATGTCCCCAAGGCGGGCCAGTATCTACACGCGGGCAATTTGGCCATGATGCTGATAGCCACCGACTCCCCTTGGGTGGAAGCGAATTTTAGTGAAACCGACATCACCCATATGCGCCCCGGCCAGCCGGTGACCATTAGCGTGGATGCCTATCCAGATTATAAATGGCAGGGTACCGTCGACAGCTTAAGCCCAGGTACCGGTGCCGAGTTTTCGGTGATACCGGCGCAAAATGCCACCGGCAACTGGGTTAAAATCACTCAGCGGGTGCCGGTGCGTATTCACTTAATAGCGCCCACTCAAGATGAAACCGCGACCGGTAATAACGAGCAAGCCGCGCCGCCTTTACGGGCGGGCTTAAGTGCTAAAGTCAAAGTGGATACTGAGCAACAAAGCCGTTTAAATAATTGGTCGCGTTAA
- a CDS encoding MarR family winged helix-turn-helix transcriptional regulator: protein MSIPADSLGFLLADISRLMRRAYSQHLDTNQLTLAQSRVLVYLSRHQGLRQVELAELLEIQPITLTRQLETLTTLGLIERQPDARDKRAYQWYLTPAATPQLAAISDSAERIKQQALAGLSEQQAEQLTASLRQVRDNLSSSCFPEASHEQS, encoded by the coding sequence ATGAGCATTCCTGCCGATAGCTTAGGTTTCTTGCTGGCCGATATCTCACGCTTAATGCGTCGTGCATATAGTCAGCATCTGGATACCAATCAGCTCACCTTGGCCCAAAGCCGTGTCTTAGTGTATTTATCTCGCCATCAAGGTCTGCGCCAAGTAGAGCTGGCCGAGCTGCTAGAAATACAACCCATTACCCTGACTCGCCAACTTGAGACGCTAACCACACTGGGCTTAATTGAGCGCCAACCCGATGCCCGTGATAAGCGTGCCTATCAATGGTATTTAACGCCCGCTGCCACACCTCAGCTGGCCGCCATTAGCGACAGTGCCGAGCGCATTAAACAACAGGCATTGGCAGGTTTAAGCGAGCAACAAGCCGAGCAGCTCACCGCCAGTTTGCGCCAAGTACGCGATAATTTATCTTCATCTTGCTTCCCAGAGGCCTCTCATGAACAAAGCTAA
- the prmA gene encoding 50S ribosomal protein L11 methyltransferase — protein sequence MPWIQIRINATEKTADKVSNMLLGRGAQAVTYMDAEDKPVYEPLPGETLLWDDTVVVGMFDAATDPDPIITFLKKFYRKDLTYKVEQLEDKDWVREWMDSFHPMRFGDRLWICPSWRDVPDPTAVNVMLDPGLAFGTGTHPTTALCLEWLDGQDLTDKTVIDFGCGSGILALAALKLGAKQVIGIDIDPQALQASQDNAERNGVADRLTVYLPKDQPENMKADIVVANILAGPLKELSPLISSLVKPGGQLALSGILDLQAEGLNELYEQWFTMDAPELREEWARLSGQKR from the coding sequence ATGCCTTGGATACAAATTCGCATTAATGCCACTGAAAAAACCGCCGACAAGGTCAGTAACATGCTGCTCGGGCGCGGTGCTCAGGCGGTGACCTATATGGACGCCGAAGACAAACCCGTGTACGAACCCCTGCCCGGTGAAACCCTATTGTGGGATGACACCGTCGTCGTGGGCATGTTTGATGCCGCCACGGATCCGGATCCGATCATAACCTTCTTAAAAAAATTCTATCGCAAAGATCTCACCTACAAGGTTGAGCAGCTAGAAGATAAAGACTGGGTACGCGAGTGGATGGACAGCTTTCATCCCATGCGCTTTGGCGATCGGTTATGGATCTGCCCAAGCTGGCGCGATGTACCGGACCCCACTGCGGTGAACGTGATGCTGGATCCTGGCCTCGCCTTTGGTACCGGCACCCACCCTACTACTGCGCTGTGCTTAGAGTGGTTAGACGGCCAAGATTTAACGGATAAAACCGTGATCGATTTCGGCTGTGGCTCCGGCATTTTAGCGCTGGCGGCATTAAAGCTCGGTGCCAAGCAGGTGATCGGTATCGATATCGACCCGCAAGCGCTGCAAGCCAGCCAAGATAACGCCGAGCGTAATGGCGTGGCGGACCGCTTAACGGTGTATCTGCCCAAAGATCAGCCCGAGAATATGAAAGCCGATATCGTAGTGGCCAATATTTTAGCCGGCCCGCTCAAAGAGCTGTCACCATTGATCAGTAGCCTGGTTAAGCCCGGCGGCCAGTTGGCGCTGTCTGGTATTCTCGACCTGCAAGCCGAGGGCTTAAACGAGCTCTACGAGCAGTGGTTTACCATGGACGCACCTGAGCTTCGCGAAGAATGGGCACGTCTCAGCGGCCAAAAGCGCTAA
- the panF gene encoding sodium/pantothenate symporter gives MNLALIVPLICYLLAMLGLGFYLSRRPTEGSFVENYFLGNRSMGGFVLAMTMVATYASASSFIGGPGAAYSMGLGWVLLAMIQVPTVWLTLGVLGKQFAVIARRVNALTINDMLYARYRSPLVVILAALGLLAAFIATMVVQFIGGARLLETVTGLPYQGGLIIFATTVMLYTLIGGFRAVVVTDAVQGILMLIGTIVLLVGVLTAGGGASAMFSALAEIDPGLVSPRGPDDFLSSSFMLSFWVLVCFGVIGLPHSAVRCLAYKDSKAMHKGIIIGTLVGALLMFGMHFAGALGRVLVPELTVPDKVMPTLMLTVLPPIVAGLFLAGPMAAIMSTIDSQLIQASATLVKDLYLNYVGRKPGSTPPSPTFIKRASRLVTLAVGVIVLLAALSPPDMIIWLNLLAFGALQAIFFWPLVLGLYWWRGTATGALASMLVGAISYGLLTTLGIKLFGLHAIVPSLTLSGLAYVIGSLLSPAPCAEVRALFGKNSGEELGKNSAERQAPGAQHETNT, from the coding sequence ATGAACCTTGCACTAATAGTTCCGTTAATCTGCTATTTACTGGCCATGTTGGGTTTGGGCTTTTACTTAAGCCGTCGCCCCACTGAGGGCAGTTTTGTCGAAAATTATTTTTTAGGCAACCGCTCCATGGGCGGCTTCGTGTTGGCCATGACCATGGTCGCCACCTATGCCTCAGCTTCATCTTTTATTGGTGGCCCCGGTGCGGCGTACAGTATGGGCTTAGGCTGGGTATTGTTGGCCATGATCCAAGTACCTACCGTATGGTTAACGCTCGGCGTGTTGGGCAAGCAGTTCGCCGTGATCGCGCGGCGCGTTAATGCGCTGACCATCAACGACATGCTCTATGCCCGTTATCGCAGCCCGCTGGTGGTGATTTTGGCGGCACTAGGCTTATTGGCGGCTTTTATCGCCACTATGGTGGTGCAATTTATCGGTGGCGCGCGACTGTTAGAAACCGTGACCGGCCTGCCCTATCAAGGCGGTCTGATTATTTTCGCCACTACCGTGATGCTCTATACGCTGATTGGCGGCTTTAGGGCGGTCGTGGTCACAGATGCGGTGCAAGGCATCTTAATGCTGATTGGTACTATCGTATTGTTGGTCGGGGTATTAACTGCAGGCGGCGGCGCCAGTGCCATGTTTAGTGCCTTGGCTGAGATAGACCCAGGCTTGGTATCACCCCGCGGGCCCGATGACTTTTTAAGTAGCAGCTTTATGCTGTCGTTTTGGGTATTGGTCTGCTTTGGCGTGATTGGTCTGCCCCATTCGGCGGTGCGCTGCTTGGCTTACAAAGACAGCAAGGCCATGCACAAAGGCATTATTATTGGCACCCTTGTAGGCGCGCTCTTGATGTTTGGGATGCACTTCGCCGGCGCCTTAGGTCGAGTACTGGTGCCCGAACTCACCGTGCCCGATAAAGTCATGCCCACTTTAATGCTCACCGTATTACCGCCGATAGTGGCAGGCTTATTTTTAGCCGGCCCCATGGCGGCCATTATGTCGACCATCGACTCCCAGTTGATTCAAGCCTCGGCCACGTTGGTGAAAGACTTATATTTGAATTATGTCGGCCGCAAGCCTGGCTCCACTCCGCCCTCTCCAACCTTTATTAAACGCGCCAGCCGTTTGGTAACACTGGCCGTGGGCGTCATAGTATTGCTCGCCGCCCTTAGCCCGCCGGATATGATCATCTGGCTGAACTTATTAGCCTTTGGTGCGCTGCAAGCCATCTTCTTCTGGCCATTAGTGCTGGGACTATATTGGTGGCGCGGCACCGCCACCGGCGCACTGGCCTCCATGCTAGTAGGCGCCATTAGCTACGGCTTGCTCACCACCTTAGGTATTAAGCTATTCGGTCTGCACGCCATAGTGCCTAGCCTAACGCTGTCTGGCCTCGCCTATGTTATCGGCTCGCTGCTCAGCCCTGCACCTTGTGCAGAAGTGCGGGCCTTGTTTGGCAAAAACAGCGGTGAAGAGCTTGGCAAGAACAGCGCCGAGCGCCAAGCGCCCGGCGCCCAGCACGAGACAAATACTTAG
- a CDS encoding YhdT family protein, protein MNHLVIIARREALLSLGLALLYMLGWWLSAYAVPANLMWHGWPLWFVLSCVFNPLLFIGLCAVMVRRYFKNLPLDAPVTDISTDEARVTAALLKTKAATAIADDASITQADAAADAVPLRAHLRPH, encoded by the coding sequence ATGAATCATCTGGTGATTATTGCTCGCCGCGAGGCGCTGTTAAGTTTAGGGTTAGCCCTGCTTTATATGCTGGGCTGGTGGCTGAGTGCCTACGCCGTACCGGCCAACCTAATGTGGCACGGCTGGCCCTTATGGTTTGTATTAAGCTGCGTATTTAATCCGCTGCTGTTTATTGGCCTATGCGCGGTGATGGTGCGCCGCTACTTTAAAAACCTGCCGCTTGACGCTCCCGTAACAGATATAAGCACTGATGAAGCTAGAGTCACAGCTGCGTTATTAAAAACCAAAGCCGCAACAGCTATTGCCGACGATGCCTCCATTACTCAAGCCGACGCCGCAGCCGACGCTGTACCGTTACGCGCCCACTTACGTCCTCACTAA
- the accC gene encoding acetyl-CoA carboxylase biotin carboxylase subunit — MLDKVVIANRGEIALRILRACKELGIKTVAVHSTADRELKHVLLADESICIGGNQSSQSYLNIPSIIAAAEVTDAVAIHPGYGFLAENADFADQVEKSGFVFIGPRGDTIRLMGDKVSAIAAMKKTGVPCVPGSDGPISDDAKKNAAIAKRIGYPVIIKASAGGGGRGMRVVRNEAELEKSITMTKAEAGSVFGSDVVYMEKFLENPRHIEIQILADGQGKAIHLGERDCSMQRRHQKVVEEAPAPGITEEMRKFIGERCCRACVDIGYRGAGTFEFLYENGEFYFIEMNTRIQVEHPITEMITGVDLIKEQLRIAAGMPLSITQEQVTIRGHAIECRINAEDPKSFIPSPGEITLFHSPGGLGVRWDSHIYAGYKVPPFYDSMIGKLICYGENRDIAIARMTHALNELVIEGIKTNIPLHQEIMRDENFRNGGTNIHYLEKKLGL; from the coding sequence ATGCTGGATAAAGTAGTCATCGCCAACCGCGGTGAAATTGCCTTACGGATCCTGCGCGCTTGTAAAGAGCTGGGGATCAAAACGGTAGCCGTGCACTCCACCGCCGACCGTGAACTTAAGCACGTACTGTTAGCAGACGAGTCCATCTGTATTGGTGGCAATCAGTCTAGCCAGTCGTACTTGAACATTCCGTCTATTATTGCTGCTGCTGAAGTGACTGATGCGGTGGCGATTCACCCCGGTTACGGCTTCTTGGCAGAAAACGCCGACTTCGCCGACCAGGTTGAAAAATCAGGCTTCGTATTTATCGGCCCTCGTGGCGACACCATTCGCTTAATGGGCGATAAAGTATCGGCCATTGCCGCCATGAAAAAAACCGGCGTACCTTGTGTACCGGGTTCAGACGGCCCGATTAGCGACGACGCGAAAAAGAACGCCGCCATTGCTAAGCGCATTGGTTATCCGGTGATCATCAAGGCGTCTGCCGGTGGTGGTGGTCGCGGTATGCGTGTAGTGCGCAACGAAGCCGAGCTGGAAAAGTCCATTACCATGACCAAAGCCGAAGCCGGCTCTGTATTTGGTAGTGATGTGGTGTACATGGAGAAATTCCTAGAAAACCCACGCCACATCGAAATTCAGATCTTGGCCGATGGCCAAGGCAAAGCCATTCACTTAGGTGAGCGCGATTGCTCCATGCAACGTCGCCACCAAAAAGTAGTGGAAGAAGCGCCAGCACCGGGCATTACCGAAGAAATGCGTAAGTTTATCGGTGAGCGTTGCTGCCGTGCTTGTGTCGATATCGGCTATCGCGGTGCCGGTACCTTTGAGTTCTTGTATGAAAACGGCGAGTTCTATTTCATTGAAATGAACACCCGTATTCAGGTTGAGCACCCGATCACCGAGATGATCACCGGTGTGGACTTAATCAAAGAACAGCTGCGCATCGCGGCCGGCATGCCGTTGTCGATCACTCAAGAGCAAGTGACCATTCGTGGCCATGCCATTGAGTGTCGTATCAATGCTGAAGATCCGAAGAGCTTTATTCCAAGCCCAGGCGAGATCACGCTGTTCCACTCTCCGGGTGGTTTAGGCGTGCGTTGGGATTCGCATATTTATGCGGGTTACAAGGTTCCGCCTTTTTATGACTCCATGATCGGTAAGCTTATCTGCTACGGCGAAAACCGCGATATCGCGATCGCCCGCATGACACACGCCCTAAATGAGCTGGTGATTGAAGGTATTAAAACCAACATTCCCCTGCATCAAGAAATTATGCGTGATGAAAACTTCCGCAACGGTGGCACCAACATTCACTACCTAGAGAAAAAACTGGGTCTGTAA
- the accB gene encoding acetyl-CoA carboxylase biotin carboxyl carrier protein produces the protein MDIRKIKKLIELVEESGIAELEISEGEESVRISRYGNPGQNIQPQYQQYQAAPAPAPMAAALSPATAEEPAAPVVSGHVMRSPMVGTFYRASSPGAKNFSEVGQTVNVGDTLCIVEAMKMMNQIEADKAGVIKAILIDNGEPVEFDEPLFIIE, from the coding sequence ATGGATATTCGTAAAATAAAGAAACTGATCGAACTGGTTGAAGAGTCTGGCATTGCCGAACTGGAAATCTCCGAAGGTGAAGAGTCGGTTCGCATCAGCCGTTACGGCAATCCCGGCCAGAACATACAGCCACAATATCAGCAGTATCAAGCGGCTCCTGCTCCTGCTCCTATGGCTGCGGCCTTATCTCCAGCGACCGCTGAAGAGCCAGCCGCCCCGGTTGTTAGCGGCCATGTAATGCGCTCTCCTATGGTAGGCACCTTCTACCGCGCGTCTAGCCCAGGTGCAAAAAACTTCTCCGAAGTGGGCCAAACCGTGAACGTGGGCGACACCTTGTGCATCGTTGAAGCCATGAAGATGATGAACCAAATTGAAGCTGACAAAGCCGGTGTGATTAAAGCCATCTTGATTGATAATGGCGAGCCGGTTGAATTTGACGAGCCGCTGTTCATCATCGAATAA
- the aroQ gene encoding type II 3-dehydroquinate dehydratase: MAEHFRILLLNGPNLNLLGQREPGIYGQNSLDDIIASLSQRAAAQNIALSHLQSNAEHQLIDAIHQAYGQQDFIIINPAAFTHTSVAIRDALLGVNIPFIEVHLSNVHAREPFRHHSYLADKAVGVICGLGSDGYEFALEAATRFLRDR; encoded by the coding sequence ATGGCCGAACATTTCCGAATTCTGTTGCTAAATGGACCCAATCTAAACCTTTTGGGTCAGCGCGAACCCGGTATCTATGGCCAGAACAGTTTAGATGACATAATAGCAAGCTTAAGTCAGCGAGCCGCGGCGCAAAATATTGCGCTCAGTCACCTGCAATCCAATGCGGAACATCAACTCATTGATGCCATACACCAAGCTTACGGCCAGCAAGATTTTATTATTATTAATCCTGCGGCGTTTACGCACACCAGCGTGGCGATTCGTGATGCCTTATTGGGGGTCAACATTCCCTTTATTGAAGTGCATTTATCGAACGTGCATGCGCGTGAGCCGTTTCGCCACCACTCCTATTTGGCCGATAAGGCCGTAGGCGTGATTTGCGGCTTGGGTAGTGATGGTTACGAATTTGCCCTGGAAGCGGCGACCCGTTTTTTACGCGATCGTTAA